From the Leptospira biflexa serovar Patoc strain 'Patoc 1 (Paris)' genome, one window contains:
- a CDS encoding LIC12298 family protein, producing MIVRSIQQPAYNRHKDSGLAGQGPKKGFAQNQSGKTFEEYLMEAFQGEVVQNGNWVSPQLSDLGQKNLRKM from the coding sequence ATGATCGTTCGATCCATCCAACAACCCGCTTACAACCGCCACAAGGATTCTGGCCTCGCAGGCCAAGGTCCAAAAAAGGGATTTGCCCAAAACCAATCCGGAAAAACCTTCGAAGAGTATCTCATGGAAGCGTTCCAAGGTGAAGTGGTCCAAAATGGAAATTGGGTATCGCCCCAACTTTCGGACTTAGGCCAAAAGAACTTAAGGAAGATGTAA